In the genome of Ferrovibrio terrae, the window ATCTGATCGCCTCAGGCACCAAGGTTCCGCCCGATGAAGTCGTCGGTGCTTTTGATCCCGGTCAGATTCCTGAGCCTGAAGATCCGGAAGAAGAGGAGGCATGAGTGCGCATTTCTTGCACTCTTGGTAAACGCGCGTTAATAGCGCTGCGTTACAAACTCTTGCTTTCACAAGACAATTGCGGCTGGCATCATGCGCCTGCATGAAACTTTGATTCCCCCAGTGCAGAGTCCGATGTCCCGTACGCCTCATATCCTGATCGTCGATGGTGATCGCGAGATTCGTAATCGCGTCATGCGATTTCTCGTTGAACACGGTTTCCGCGTCACCCCGGCCGCCGACAGCCGTGGCATGTCGCTTGCGCTCAAGACCGGGCGCTTCGACCTGATCGTACTCGACCTGATGCTGCCTGGTGAAGATGGCGTGCAGCTGTTCCGCCGGCTGCGCCAGCAGGTGACGATGCCGATCCTGCTGCTGACGGCGCTGTCGGGCGAGGCCGACCGGGTTCTGGGCCTGGAAAGCGGCGCCGACGACTATCTGACCAAGCCGTTCAGCCCGCGTGAGCTGGTCGCCCGTATCAAGGCGGTCCTGCGGCGCAGCGTGGCCACCGTGTCTGACGATAGCGATCGGCCGCAGGCCTATGCATTCGAAGGCTGGGTTCTGGAAACCGCCAAGCGCCATCTGCGCGCGCCCGGTGGCGGCATCCTGCCGCTGACATCCGGGGAATTCGACCTGCTGCTGGCCTTCTGCGAACATCCGCAGCGCGTGCTGAGCCGGGAACAGCTGCTGGATCTGACCCGCGGCCGCTCCACCGTGCTGTTCGACCGCAGCATCGATGTGCAGGTCAGCCGCCTGCGCCGCAAGATCGAAGCCGATCCCAATATGCCCGAGCTGATCAAGACGGTGCGCGGTGGCGGCTATATCTTCACGCCGCCGGTGCAGGCGCTCCAGGCCGCCTAAGCATCAAGCCCTAAGCATGGAGCTTGGGGGCGGCCTGGTTTTTTACCTCAGCCTTTCAGGTTCACCGCAGTGGTCATCATCTCGTTGGCCATCTGGATCACCTGCGAGTTCATCGAATAGGCCTGCTGCGCGACGATCAGCCTGGTCATCTGGCTGGCGGTATCCACGGTGGAACTCTCCAGCGCGCTGCCCTTGATCGTGCCGATGCCGGCGCGATTGGTACCGGCCATCGGGTTGCCGTAAACAGCATCGCCTGACTCGGCCGTGACGCGATAGGCCGTACCGTCGGTGCGATCAAGCTCGTCGGGCTCGCGGAAGTTGGCCAGCACCACCTGGCCCTGCTGGGTCGTGGTCTTGTCGGCATAATGCGCGGTGATCACGCCGCCATCGTCGATACTGACGCCGGTAAAGCCGCTGCCGGCGGCATTGTCGCGGGTGTCGATGGTCAGCACCGAGGGACTGGTGCCGGTGGGGCTGGCTGATGCCATCAGGTAGAAGCCGGCGGAGTTCACCAGCCGGCCGCTGCTGTCGAGGTGAAAGTCGCCCTGGCGCGTGTAATAGGTCTCGTTTTCGAAGCTGGTGGCGGTGCCGGTGGCCGGATCGATGCTGGCCGGTTTGGCCACGGCAAAGAAACCATTGCCGTCGATCGCCGCCGAGGCCGGGGTGTCCAGGTCGCTGGCGATCTGCCCCTGTTTGCGATTGTTGAAGTCGGCATAGCCGATCACGCCGGCCTGCCTGGTGCTGCCCAGCACCGGGCTGACGGCCGACTGCATGCCCTGCACCAGATCGCGGAACTGCGTCTCCACCGCCTTGTAGCCGGCGGTGCCGGCATTGGCGACATTGTCGGCGATGTTGCTGATCGCCATCGACTGCGCATTCAGCGCCTGCACCGCCATACCCATCACGCCGCTCATCGTCATCGTTCTGCTCCTTTGTGTTGTCGCTGCAGGAGCAAGGTGCGTGCCGCGCGCAGGCAGTACCGCGCATTGTCGCGCAGACGCGCGTGACACGATCCGCAACATGGTAACGACGCCGTTCATGATGAACGCGCGAGGACAGCGGACAGGGCGTGTCGTGGGAGATAAACCGTTCTCAGACAATCGAAAAACTGTTCCTGAAATAGTCTTTCAGACTTGCCTTAACGGGTTTTAAGTATGCGCGGTAATGTTAACTTTTGTTACCTGTAACAGGCCGTCGCAAAGTGACAGTTTATCGTTAAAATCATTGAAACTACGCAGTTTTTACCTAGTCCGGCAGAATATGCCCGGTGGCCCGGCAAGGCGTGATCGTTAACCACCGTTAATCTTTTGGCAAGAAATGGCGCTTTGCCAAGGATATAGGATAAGAGTCACAAAACGGCATGGTCCTTGCTCCAGACGGTCCCGACATCGCCATCCAACCAGGGAGCAACCCATGTCGATTACCGGTGCAATGCAGACCGCGATTTCCGGAATGAACGGCCAGTCCGCGGCCATCGGCTTCATCTCCGACAACGTCGCGAACGCCAGTACGGTCGGTTACAAGAAAGTGGAATCGCGATTCCAGACGCTGGTCACGCAATCGAGCGCGCAGGCCAATACGCATTCCTCGGGCGGCGTGCTGAACCAGCCCTTCTTCGCCAACAATGCGCCGGGCCCGATCTCGCGGGTGTCGTCCACCACCTCGATCGCCATCTCCGGCAACGGCTTCATCCCGGTGTCGAAGCAGGTCGGAACCGATCCCTCCACCGGTCTGCCGACTTTTGAAGCCACCAACTATTACACCCGCGTCGGCGACTTCAATCAGAACTCGGAAGGCTTCCTGATCAATTCGTCAGGCTACTACCTGCAGGGCTGGGCGGTCGATCCGGTCACCGGCGAGGTCGACACCTCCAGCACATCTGAAGTGCGCGTCTCCAACCTGCTCGATGCGCCTGTCGCGACCAACCTGGTCGAATACGCAGCCAACCTGCCCAACAACGTCAGGGACGCCAGCGGCAATCTGCCGGCAACCCTGCCGGCCAGCTCGATCCAGATCTTTGATGCGCTGGGCAATGCCCGCTCGGTCAATCTGACCTGGACGCGGATTGGCGAAAGCGATTGGACGCTGCAGGTCAATTCACCGGACAGCACGCCCGCCACTTTCGGCCCCGCCACGGTCAGTTTCGGCGGCACTCTGGTTGACGGCACGACAGTCCCGGCCGGCACACTCTCCTCGATGACGACTGGCGGCGGCTTGACCGCCACCGCGGCCAGCGCCACGGGCG includes:
- a CDS encoding response regulator — translated: MSRTPHILIVDGDREIRNRVMRFLVEHGFRVTPAADSRGMSLALKTGRFDLIVLDLMLPGEDGVQLFRRLRQQVTMPILLLTALSGEADRVLGLESGADDYLTKPFSPRELVARIKAVLRRSVATVSDDSDRPQAYAFEGWVLETAKRHLRAPGGGILPLTSGEFDLLLAFCEHPQRVLSREQLLDLTRGRSTVLFDRSIDVQVSRLRRKIEADPNMPELIKTVRGGGYIFTPPVQALQAA
- a CDS encoding flagellar hook basal-body protein, which translates into the protein MTMSGVMGMAVQALNAQSMAISNIADNVANAGTAGYKAVETQFRDLVQGMQSAVSPVLGSTRQAGVIGYADFNNRKQGQIASDLDTPASAAIDGNGFFAVAKPASIDPATGTATSFENETYYTRQGDFHLDSSGRLVNSAGFYLMASASPTGTSPSVLTIDTRDNAAGSGFTGVSIDDGGVITAHYADKTTTQQGQVVLANFREPDELDRTDGTAYRVTAESGDAVYGNPMAGTNRAGIGTIKGSALESSTVDTASQMTRLIVAQQAYSMNSQVIQMANEMMTTAVNLKG
- a CDS encoding flagellar hook protein FlgE → MSITGAMQTAISGMNGQSAAIGFISDNVANASTVGYKKVESRFQTLVTQSSAQANTHSSGGVLNQPFFANNAPGPISRVSSTTSIAISGNGFIPVSKQVGTDPSTGLPTFEATNYYTRVGDFNQNSEGFLINSSGYYLQGWAVDPVTGEVDTSSTSEVRVSNLLDAPVATNLVEYAANLPNNVRDASGNLPATLPASSIQIFDALGNARSVNLTWTRIGESDWTLQVNSPDSTPATFGPATVSFGGTLVDGTTVPAGTLSSMTTGGGLTATAASATGANAAFSFDLDFGSGPQAISLDLGSYGNNTGTTQYAGDKLTLNSFEQNGVPQGNFKSLSIDEQGYVSVTFDNGNVKTFYQIPIARFNDPTELDRVNGNAFVATPRSGSPILAEAGSSGVGDFVSSAVEGSNVDIAEEFSKLIVAQRAYSANARIITTTDELLQETINIRR